In one Vulgatibacter incomptus genomic region, the following are encoded:
- a CDS encoding GGDEF domain-containing protein codes for MHPARLPDLRDPETGAHGPSFFGEYAAKEVQRAQRYGRSFALVLLRVDALPMLQKTLGAEAARSLLRGIAGAVGRVARDVDVVARLSDDELVVLLPETDHFGALMFQRRALAAAEEDLASRGIAGAQVVALEPGAATHGRDGRDVDSLLHRCRERSRLGRLSPAVELRKRNLDFWQSVDHVLDPGGPEDPSSRRLAMSPSLFRSIRAEILREVAREGEGRGLVFSTSGPKEHADWLPLLEALPRGAGSWGVHLFGRRGPSALVHPALTPVYVDAEDPCCRHELLLFLSEQSSYALVRRDDLAFHTSDPPLVDSLVTRLQRTYDLHTF; via the coding sequence GTGCATCCGGCTCGTCTCCCGGACCTGCGCGATCCCGAGACGGGCGCGCATGGGCCGTCGTTCTTCGGGGAATATGCGGCGAAGGAGGTCCAGCGCGCCCAGCGCTATGGGCGCTCCTTTGCGCTCGTGCTCCTCCGGGTGGACGCGCTCCCGATGCTCCAGAAGACGCTGGGTGCCGAGGCCGCCCGCTCCCTGCTCCGCGGGATCGCCGGCGCGGTCGGCCGGGTGGCCCGCGACGTGGACGTGGTGGCGAGGCTCTCGGACGACGAGCTCGTCGTGCTGCTCCCCGAGACGGATCACTTCGGCGCGCTGATGTTCCAGCGAAGGGCCCTCGCCGCCGCGGAGGAGGACCTCGCCAGCCGCGGAATCGCCGGCGCCCAGGTCGTGGCCCTGGAGCCCGGCGCAGCCACCCACGGCCGCGACGGCCGGGACGTGGACTCGCTCCTCCACCGCTGCCGCGAGCGCAGCCGCCTCGGCCGGCTCTCGCCGGCGGTGGAGCTCCGGAAGCGGAACCTGGACTTCTGGCAGAGCGTCGACCACGTCCTCGACCCCGGGGGGCCCGAGGATCCCTCGAGCCGGCGCCTCGCCATGAGCCCCTCCCTGTTTCGATCGATCCGCGCGGAGATCCTCCGAGAGGTCGCGCGGGAGGGCGAGGGCAGGGGGCTGGTCTTTTCCACGTCCGGGCCCAAGGAGCACGCCGACTGGCTTCCCCTCCTCGAGGCCCTCCCCCGTGGAGCGGGCTCGTGGGGCGTCCACCTCTTCGGGAGGCGGGGCCCTTCGGCCCTGGTGCATCCGGCTCTCACTCCGGTCTACGTCGACGCGGAGGATCCCTGCTGCCGCCACGAGCTCCTGCTCTTCCTCTCCGAGCAGTCGTCGTATGCGCTGGTGCGGCGGGACGACCTCGCCTTCCACACGAGCGATCCCCCCCTCGTCGACTCCCTCGTGACGCGCCTCCAGCGGACCTATGATCTCCACACCTTCTAG
- the spoVG gene encoding septation regulator SpoVG encodes MEITEVRVFPINEERLKAYVTITLDDCFVVHDLKVIHGNTGLFVAMPAKKRRDGTFKDIAHPLNSATRERMEQVILDEYDREVRRVEVLDPPPLPRAAGGHD; translated from the coding sequence ATGGAGATCACCGAGGTTCGCGTATTCCCGATCAACGAAGAGCGACTCAAAGCCTACGTCACCATCACGCTGGACGACTGCTTCGTGGTCCACGACCTTAAGGTGATCCACGGCAACACCGGCCTCTTCGTCGCCATGCCAGCGAAGAAGCGTAGGGACGGCACCTTCAAGGACATCGCCCACCCCCTCAACAGCGCGACGCGCGAGCGAATGGAGCAGGTGATCCTGGACGAATACGACCGGGAGGTCCGCCGGGTCGAGGTCCTCGACCCGCCGCCGCTCCCCCGCGCCGCCGGCGGACACGACTAA
- a CDS encoding class I SAM-dependent methyltransferase, whose product MTSARDVIFARQLFLQPMVRGARILELGAIGACGGTSALALHDRGAASVVSVDRDPASAVAAQREHGGPGLRFEPEGLGSLPAARFDLAVVHDPSWIFDEGGLAALRDALAPGGRLVVAVRGSGYSRSCEAGDAAAYARTAALLAAAFPSVEVATQRSIAGWVVSPSARTGTALTVEEGDAGGEEAAYWLFVCGEHDADVWEHALRLQPLRPIVESTSVREVVVLERADALAAGLAEARLESAGLRLRAEELEAETVTLRAAAAADRLRMEELEALVESLRSRQSDDASDELAALEAEVARARAVARQLRLDALDPANDLSFSRDASGRADNDDPVGRRLREAEERAESAILRAREAEERMRAAERRAEAAENARAASSLAARRAEAEAEAVRRSAEGIADAIAKGRPITSR is encoded by the coding sequence ATGACCTCGGCTCGCGACGTCATCTTCGCCCGTCAGCTCTTCCTCCAGCCGATGGTCCGCGGCGCGCGGATCCTCGAGCTCGGGGCGATCGGCGCTTGCGGCGGCACGAGCGCGCTGGCGCTGCACGATCGCGGCGCAGCCTCGGTCGTGTCGGTGGATCGGGATCCGGCCTCGGCGGTGGCGGCGCAGCGCGAGCACGGCGGCCCCGGCCTGCGCTTCGAGCCGGAGGGCCTCGGCTCCCTCCCTGCGGCTCGATTCGATCTGGCGGTGGTCCACGATCCGTCGTGGATCTTCGACGAGGGTGGGCTGGCCGCGCTGAGGGACGCTCTCGCGCCCGGAGGCAGGCTCGTCGTCGCGGTGCGCGGCAGCGGGTACTCCCGGTCCTGCGAGGCCGGCGATGCCGCGGCGTACGCCCGGACCGCTGCGCTCCTCGCCGCTGCCTTCCCGTCGGTAGAGGTGGCGACCCAGCGATCGATCGCGGGTTGGGTGGTCTCGCCGTCGGCTCGCACCGGAACGGCGCTCACGGTCGAGGAGGGCGACGCGGGCGGCGAAGAGGCCGCGTACTGGCTCTTCGTCTGCGGCGAGCACGACGCGGACGTCTGGGAGCACGCGCTCCGGCTCCAGCCCCTTCGGCCGATCGTCGAATCCACCTCCGTGCGTGAAGTGGTCGTGCTGGAGCGCGCCGACGCGCTGGCCGCCGGGCTCGCGGAGGCCCGGCTCGAGTCCGCTGGGCTGCGGCTGCGCGCAGAGGAGCTGGAAGCGGAGACCGTGACGCTTCGAGCGGCCGCGGCGGCCGACCGGCTGCGGATGGAGGAGCTGGAAGCGCTGGTCGAGAGCCTGCGCTCGCGGCAGTCGGACGACGCGAGTGACGAGCTCGCCGCCCTCGAGGCCGAGGTCGCTCGGGCCCGCGCGGTCGCGAGGCAGCTCCGGCTCGACGCCCTGGATCCGGCGAACGACCTGTCCTTCTCACGGGACGCTTCGGGCCGCGCGGACAACGACGATCCGGTGGGTCGGAGGCTCCGGGAGGCGGAGGAGCGGGCGGAGTCCGCGATCTTGCGCGCCCGGGAGGCCGAGGAGCGGATGCGAGCGGCGGAGCGCCGGGCGGAGGCCGCCGAAAACGCCCGGGCCGCGAGCTCGCTTGCCGCCCGCCGCGCCGAGGCCGAGGCGGAAGCAGTGCGCCGGTCGGCGGAAGGGATCGCCGACGCGATCGCCAAGGGCCGCCCCATCACGTCGCGCTGA
- a CDS encoding helix-turn-helix transcriptional regulator has product MEPIGSGRGPISRDWLQSALRGFMRASGAPAGLLADLDAPFLGPSSVANHGISGEAWLVAVKQAALAADLEPVPGPARTHFVAVDDDHGQPKLLVLHGESGRWRTLALAFGGSASDPAVRRAISEALERPPPAVHPSIALLDGIGRQTGLPFALLEKRELAWANLALWSAMGLTDGAQLGSAFLSPKTLLISTRIEAAARGELSLPGLVLSPLPNGAQLVQAADPEEKLRAARFDRLVRTWGLTLTERHELTHILQGRPSKEAARLDEVSPDTIRERRRRIYKKAGVGGAGPLRALLGGLS; this is encoded by the coding sequence ATGGAACCGATCGGAAGCGGTCGTGGCCCGATCTCGAGGGACTGGCTCCAGTCGGCCCTGCGAGGATTCATGCGCGCGAGCGGCGCTCCGGCCGGCCTCCTCGCCGACCTGGACGCGCCCTTCCTCGGGCCGTCGTCGGTGGCGAACCACGGGATCTCCGGCGAGGCCTGGCTCGTGGCGGTGAAGCAGGCGGCGCTCGCAGCCGATCTCGAGCCCGTCCCCGGTCCGGCGCGCACGCACTTCGTCGCAGTCGACGACGACCACGGCCAGCCGAAGCTGCTGGTGCTCCACGGGGAGTCGGGGCGATGGCGCACCCTCGCCCTCGCCTTCGGCGGGAGCGCATCGGACCCGGCCGTCCGCCGCGCGATCTCGGAGGCGCTCGAGAGGCCTCCGCCCGCAGTCCATCCTTCGATCGCGCTCCTCGACGGGATCGGGCGCCAGACCGGCCTGCCCTTCGCCCTGCTCGAGAAGCGAGAGCTGGCCTGGGCGAACCTGGCGCTCTGGAGCGCGATGGGGCTCACGGACGGCGCGCAGCTCGGCTCGGCCTTCCTGAGCCCGAAGACGCTGCTGATCTCCACCCGGATCGAGGCCGCAGCGCGCGGCGAGCTCTCGCTCCCCGGCCTCGTGCTGTCGCCCCTCCCCAACGGCGCCCAGCTCGTCCAGGCGGCGGATCCGGAGGAGAAGCTGCGCGCAGCGCGGTTCGACCGGCTGGTGAGGACGTGGGGGCTCACCCTCACCGAGCGCCACGAGCTGACCCACATCCTCCAGGGCCGCCCGTCGAAGGAGGCCGCACGGCTGGACGAGGTCTCTCCCGACACCATTCGCGAGCGCCGCCGCCGGATCTACAAGAAGGCCGGCGTGGGCGGCGCGGGACCCTTGCGCGCCCTCCTAGGCGGGCTTTCCTAG
- a CDS encoding ribose-phosphate pyrophosphokinase, with translation MSRDFKVFSGNSNPQLAKDICAYLERPLSRADVGRFSDGEINVEIGENARGIDCFLVQSTCRPTNDNLMELLVMIDALKRASATSITAVIPYYGYARQDRKVAPRTPITAKLVADLLTSAGADRILSMDMHAGQIQGFFNIPFDHLYAAPVLVDHLMRNITDPDNLVIVSPDAGGVERARAYSKRLGASLAIVDKRRAKANVAEVMNLIGDVDGKHAVLLDDMIDTAGTLTGAAAALVEKGATRVSACAVHPVFSGPAIKRLEESAIDEVIVTDTIPLMPDAAACSKIKVLSVARLFGEAIQRIHSADSLSSLFL, from the coding sequence ATGAGTCGAGACTTCAAGGTCTTTTCCGGAAACTCGAACCCCCAGCTCGCCAAGGACATCTGCGCCTATCTCGAGCGCCCGCTCTCCCGCGCAGACGTGGGCCGGTTCTCGGACGGCGAGATCAACGTCGAGATCGGCGAGAACGCCCGAGGGATCGACTGCTTCCTCGTGCAGTCCACCTGCCGCCCGACCAACGACAACCTGATGGAGCTCCTGGTGATGATCGATGCGCTGAAGCGCGCGTCGGCCACCTCCATCACCGCCGTGATCCCCTACTACGGCTACGCGCGCCAGGATCGGAAGGTCGCCCCCCGCACGCCCATCACGGCGAAGCTGGTCGCGGACCTCCTCACCTCCGCCGGCGCCGACCGCATCCTGTCGATGGACATGCACGCGGGGCAGATCCAGGGCTTCTTCAACATCCCCTTCGATCACCTCTACGCTGCGCCGGTCCTGGTCGATCACCTCATGCGGAACATCACGGATCCGGACAACCTCGTGATCGTCTCCCCCGACGCCGGCGGCGTGGAGCGGGCGCGGGCCTACTCCAAGCGCCTGGGCGCGTCCCTCGCGATCGTGGACAAGCGCCGGGCGAAGGCCAACGTCGCCGAGGTGATGAACCTCATCGGCGACGTCGACGGCAAGCACGCGGTGCTCCTCGACGACATGATCGACACGGCGGGCACCCTCACCGGCGCCGCCGCGGCGCTGGTCGAGAAGGGCGCGACCCGCGTGTCCGCCTGCGCGGTCCACCCGGTCTTCTCGGGCCCCGCGATCAAGCGCCTCGAGGAGTCGGCCATCGACGAGGTCATCGTCACCGACACCATCCCGCTCATGCCGGACGCGGCCGCCTGCTCCAAGATCAAGGTGCTCTCGGTGGCCCGGCTCTTCGGTGAGGCGATCCAGCGGATCCACTCCGCCGACTCCCTCTCCTCGCTGTTCCTCTAG
- a CDS encoding 50S ribosomal protein L25: MIQTKLAAQVREKTGKGVAHRLRASKMIPAVIYGPHQEKPLTIAVDPKALRAAIQTAHRFNTILTLELDQGGSKTALLKDYQQDPVSRELLHADFYEVALDKPVTVPVPLVLVGKAQGVTEGGILSQNRRVIDVVCLPNQIPEKIEVDVTDMKVNQALHASDVKAPEGIALRYLTDFTIAVMSAPEVEAAAPAAEAAAAKPAKGKK; encoded by the coding sequence ATGATCCAGACGAAGCTCGCAGCCCAGGTCCGTGAGAAGACCGGCAAGGGCGTGGCCCACCGCCTCCGCGCCAGCAAGATGATCCCCGCCGTCATCTACGGCCCCCACCAGGAGAAGCCGCTGACCATCGCGGTGGATCCGAAGGCCCTCCGCGCGGCCATCCAGACGGCGCATCGGTTCAACACCATCCTCACCCTCGAGCTGGACCAGGGCGGGTCGAAGACCGCGCTCCTCAAGGACTACCAGCAGGATCCGGTCAGCCGCGAGCTGCTCCACGCCGACTTCTACGAGGTCGCGCTGGACAAGCCCGTCACCGTTCCGGTCCCGCTCGTCCTCGTCGGCAAGGCCCAGGGCGTCACCGAGGGCGGCATCCTCTCCCAGAACCGCCGGGTGATCGACGTCGTCTGCCTCCCCAACCAGATCCCGGAGAAGATCGAGGTCGACGTCACCGATATGAAGGTGAACCAGGCCCTGCACGCCTCCGACGTGAAGGCCCCCGAGGGGATCGCCCTGCGCTACCTCACGGACTTCACCATCGCCGTGATGTCGGCCCCTGAGGTCGAGGCTGCCGCTCCTGCCGCCGAGGCGGCCGCCGCGAAGCCTGCCAAGGGCAAGAAGTAA
- the hpt gene encoding hypoxanthine phosphoribosyltransferase, with product MNLPGVKVLHDEAAIAARVGELGTRITRDYQGKELVVVGVLKGSFMFFADLVRAIDLPISIDFLGVASYGGNTKSSGVVQLTSDLSHPITGKHVLLVEDIVDTGLTMRYLLDNLATRHPASLAVCSLLEKPARMRVPIEIVYLGFSIPDEFVVGYGLDHAQKYRNLGFLGILEGAV from the coding sequence ATGAACCTACCAGGCGTGAAGGTGCTCCACGACGAGGCGGCGATCGCGGCCCGGGTCGGAGAGCTGGGGACGCGGATCACCCGCGACTACCAGGGCAAGGAGCTCGTGGTGGTGGGCGTGCTCAAGGGCTCGTTCATGTTCTTCGCCGACCTGGTGCGCGCGATCGACCTGCCGATCTCGATCGACTTCCTCGGCGTCGCGTCCTACGGCGGAAACACGAAGAGCTCCGGCGTGGTTCAGCTGACCTCGGATCTCTCGCACCCGATCACCGGGAAGCACGTCCTGCTCGTGGAGGACATCGTCGACACCGGGCTCACCATGCGCTACCTGCTCGACAACCTCGCGACGCGGCATCCGGCCTCGCTGGCCGTCTGCTCGCTCCTCGAGAAGCCGGCCCGCATGCGCGTTCCCATCGAGATCGTCTACCTCGGTTTCTCGATCCCCGACGAGTTCGTGGTGGGCTACGGCCTCGACCACGCGCAGAAGTATCGAAACCTCGGCTTCCTCGGGATCCTCGAGGGGGCCGTTTGA
- a CDS encoding carboxypeptidase regulatory-like domain-containing protein, whose protein sequence is MRLRRLVIAASLALAAVAVMLLLREPSTPPEPAASSGSGSGHTEAQQEPTPFARRGPQRLGGGHLGGQVQTQDARPAGGAEIRAIRSEGGAAAAVASAAADGSFRLGPLPPGDYHLVARQGPLSSEPLGPIPLAEGEELGGLVLRLQRGGSVFGVVRDASTGDALEGATLQAAGVSVRTDRVGAFRLEGLPPAEVELTASADGYEARSLPLSLDAGPVGGLELLLSRGARIRGRVVDSAGAPVGGATLLPIPYRLDSVAGHPAVTSRPDGSFDVGAPVGVVTVKAIDTKGDTGYSDAIELAPGTTREGIVIRIGESGRIAGNVNDAAGAVVVGARVHAVDRGRTIAEAVTGSDGRFALERIPAGFVQLVAARGAARGLVGPLELLEGEAAEVTIQLGGAVLQGRAVDAAGRPVPGAELAVWPEAGPPSLASHTSAGADGFFELRGVPGGPLRLEATAEELAGGLRGIFANEGDVTVTLSGGALSGLVLRQGRPASDFVVAASPLEPGRGRATSQAILSPDGRFRLRLPAGAYEVRASARGTGVATARAVVPDRGDSPQVVLELEEGGVIEGVVLDAKDGSPLAGARVSLSRSGTFAFGQAADVPKAPQTLTGGDGSFRLSGVAPGRMPVFAYASGHGFVPPAIVDVREGSPSRVEIRLPPRGDGPGEEVFGGIGLTIGLDRGQVVAAEVVGGGPAFVAGMRRGDVILAVDGMALGGALQLAVDRIRGPVGTPVTLEMQREGVGFRLVAVRSELRY, encoded by the coding sequence ATGCGCCTCCGTCGTCTCGTCATCGCCGCTTCGCTCGCTCTCGCCGCAGTGGCCGTGATGCTCCTCCTGCGCGAGCCGTCGACGCCTCCTGAGCCGGCGGCCTCGTCGGGCTCCGGCTCCGGCCACACGGAGGCCCAGCAGGAGCCGACCCCCTTCGCGCGCCGGGGGCCGCAGCGGCTCGGTGGCGGCCACCTGGGCGGCCAGGTCCAGACCCAGGATGCACGCCCGGCCGGCGGCGCCGAAATCCGCGCGATCCGGTCCGAGGGAGGCGCGGCCGCGGCCGTGGCCTCGGCGGCTGCGGACGGCTCGTTCCGCCTGGGCCCCCTTCCACCGGGCGACTACCATCTCGTCGCTCGCCAGGGGCCGCTCTCCTCCGAGCCCTTGGGCCCGATCCCCCTGGCGGAAGGCGAGGAACTCGGCGGCCTCGTCCTCCGGCTGCAGCGGGGCGGATCCGTCTTCGGCGTGGTCCGCGACGCGTCCACGGGTGACGCTCTCGAGGGGGCCACCCTCCAGGCCGCCGGCGTCTCCGTCCGAACCGATCGGGTCGGCGCCTTCCGCCTGGAGGGCCTCCCTCCTGCCGAGGTCGAGCTCACGGCGTCGGCGGACGGCTACGAGGCCCGCTCGCTCCCGCTCTCGCTGGACGCCGGCCCCGTCGGCGGGCTGGAGCTCCTGCTCTCCCGTGGCGCGCGGATCCGCGGGCGTGTGGTGGACTCGGCAGGCGCACCGGTCGGCGGAGCGACGCTGCTCCCGATCCCCTACCGTCTGGATTCGGTCGCTGGACATCCCGCCGTGACCTCGCGCCCGGACGGCTCCTTCGACGTCGGCGCACCCGTCGGCGTCGTCACGGTGAAGGCGATCGACACCAAGGGTGACACAGGGTACAGCGACGCGATCGAGCTCGCCCCCGGCACGACCCGCGAGGGGATCGTGATCCGGATCGGGGAGTCGGGCCGGATCGCGGGCAACGTGAACGACGCGGCCGGCGCTGTCGTCGTGGGCGCGCGCGTCCATGCCGTCGATCGTGGGCGCACCATCGCCGAAGCGGTCACGGGATCGGACGGACGCTTCGCCCTCGAGAGGATCCCGGCGGGGTTCGTGCAGCTCGTGGCCGCCCGGGGCGCTGCCCGCGGCCTGGTCGGTCCGCTCGAGCTCCTCGAGGGCGAAGCCGCGGAGGTCACCATCCAGCTAGGCGGCGCCGTGCTTCAGGGCCGGGCCGTCGACGCTGCGGGGCGGCCCGTGCCGGGCGCCGAGCTCGCGGTCTGGCCCGAGGCCGGACCCCCCTCCCTCGCATCCCACACGAGCGCGGGCGCCGACGGCTTCTTCGAGCTCCGGGGCGTCCCCGGCGGCCCCCTGCGCCTCGAGGCGACCGCCGAGGAGCTCGCTGGCGGGCTCCGGGGGATCTTCGCGAACGAAGGAGACGTGACCGTGACGCTCTCGGGCGGCGCGCTCTCCGGCCTGGTCCTGCGGCAGGGGCGTCCCGCGTCGGACTTCGTCGTGGCCGCCTCGCCGCTGGAGCCCGGGAGGGGACGCGCAACGAGCCAGGCGATCCTCTCGCCGGACGGCCGGTTCCGGCTCCGTCTTCCGGCGGGCGCGTACGAGGTTCGGGCGAGCGCCCGCGGGACGGGAGTGGCCACGGCGCGGGCGGTAGTCCCGGATCGCGGCGACTCGCCCCAGGTCGTGCTGGAGCTGGAGGAGGGCGGCGTGATCGAGGGTGTGGTCCTCGACGCGAAAGACGGGTCCCCGCTCGCCGGCGCGCGGGTGTCGCTCTCGAGATCCGGCACCTTCGCCTTCGGGCAGGCGGCCGACGTGCCGAAGGCGCCCCAGACCCTGACCGGAGGTGACGGATCCTTCCGGCTGTCCGGCGTTGCCCCGGGCCGGATGCCGGTCTTCGCCTATGCGTCCGGACACGGCTTCGTGCCACCGGCCATCGTCGACGTACGGGAGGGGAGCCCGTCCCGCGTCGAGATCCGCTTGCCCCCTCGCGGCGACGGGCCCGGAGAGGAGGTCTTCGGCGGGATCGGCCTCACGATCGGCCTGGACCGGGGGCAGGTGGTCGCGGCGGAGGTCGTGGGCGGCGGGCCGGCCTTCGTCGCGGGGATGCGGCGGGGCGACGTGATCCTGGCGGTGGACGGCATGGCGCTCGGCGGAGCGCTCCAGCTCGCCGTGGACCGGATCCGGGGGCCGGTGGGGACGCCGGTGACCCTGGAGATGCAGCGGGAGGGAGTTGGCTTTCGGCTGGTCGCCGTCCGGAGCGAGCTCCGATATTGA
- a CDS encoding DUF4388 domain-containing protein, translating into MISTPSSAQGRTILIADPDAEAVRRIGPLLRDRGFQIHAASDGSQALQLTLLRHPDLVLIDEACGLIEPSAFVRILRSNPRTEAIPVLLTGRNPAPALLSDVEGSLRKPYRQDELLGRIDQLLRGARGAAPDPESELRGRLTHLKLPDLLQAFAINRRTCRLIVRGASASGEVDVVEGRIYDARMSGIVGLKAVYRLLVQEEGSFEVHAGRADVADRFGLSLDRLLLDALHHSDELARVTERLPGRSERLELAVEGGALAGSAAQIAARLRQGSGTVAELLDRCESVDLEAAQALDALLRDGAVRRASGPAAATEAPLLDPSELHALRQRILRSRPSSRVLKVLVAFTDEAGFDRAIAHLARLPGFGRSADPGELGTFATIDLGEEVVLDLVGIRLEAGLRPLWAPLAAGALGVTSLDTGPGFGELAEVLGASGVPLRLAAPDPVAALRELLGAALV; encoded by the coding sequence ATGATCTCCACACCTTCTAGCGCACAGGGCCGGACGATCCTCATCGCCGATCCGGACGCCGAGGCGGTTCGGAGGATCGGCCCGCTCCTGCGCGATCGCGGCTTCCAGATCCACGCGGCGAGCGACGGATCCCAGGCGCTGCAGCTCACCCTCCTCCGGCACCCGGACCTGGTGCTCATCGACGAGGCGTGCGGGCTGATCGAGCCGTCGGCCTTCGTCCGGATCCTTCGCAGCAACCCGCGCACCGAGGCGATCCCGGTCCTCCTGACCGGCCGCAACCCGGCGCCGGCGCTCCTCTCCGACGTGGAAGGGAGCCTGCGAAAGCCCTATCGGCAGGACGAGCTCCTGGGCCGGATCGATCAGCTCCTGCGCGGGGCGCGGGGAGCGGCCCCCGATCCCGAGAGCGAGCTGCGGGGGCGCCTCACGCATCTGAAGCTCCCCGACCTCCTCCAGGCCTTCGCGATCAACCGGCGCACGTGCAGGTTGATCGTCCGGGGCGCCTCCGCCTCGGGCGAGGTCGACGTCGTCGAAGGCCGGATCTACGACGCCCGCATGTCCGGAATCGTCGGTCTCAAGGCCGTCTACCGCCTGCTCGTGCAGGAGGAGGGGAGCTTCGAGGTGCACGCCGGGCGCGCGGACGTTGCCGACCGGTTCGGGTTGAGCCTGGACCGCCTCCTCCTCGACGCCCTCCACCACTCCGACGAGCTCGCGCGGGTGACGGAGAGGCTCCCGGGCCGGAGCGAACGCCTCGAGCTCGCGGTGGAGGGCGGCGCCCTCGCCGGCTCGGCCGCGCAGATCGCCGCCCGGCTCCGGCAGGGGAGCGGCACCGTGGCGGAGCTCCTGGATCGCTGCGAATCGGTCGATCTCGAGGCGGCTCAGGCCTTGGATGCGCTCCTTCGAGATGGGGCGGTGAGGCGCGCCTCCGGCCCCGCCGCCGCGACCGAGGCGCCGCTCCTGGACCCCTCTGAGCTCCACGCGCTCCGGCAGCGGATCCTCCGGTCGCGACCGTCGAGCCGGGTACTGAAGGTGCTCGTCGCCTTCACGGATGAGGCAGGCTTCGACCGGGCGATCGCGCACCTCGCGAGGCTCCCGGGCTTCGGCCGATCCGCCGATCCCGGCGAGCTCGGGACCTTCGCGACGATCGATCTCGGCGAGGAGGTCGTCCTCGACCTCGTCGGGATCCGTCTAGAGGCCGGCCTCCGCCCGCTGTGGGCGCCGCTGGCCGCAGGTGCCCTGGGCGTCACCAGCCTCGACACCGGTCCCGGCTTCGGAGAGCTCGCGGAGGTCCTCGGCGCATCGGGCGTCCCCTTGCGCCTGGCGGCTCCCGACCCGGTCGCGGCCCTCCGGGAGCTCCTCGGCGCCGCTTTGGTCTAG
- the ispE gene encoding 4-(cytidine 5'-diphospho)-2-C-methyl-D-erythritol kinase translates to MHVYDAVAPAKVNLTLHVLSKRPDGYHDLASLMVPISLADRLRIEVGEGSAVRVEVPGRPELEGDSNLCAAAARAFARELGSAGSVRVVLDKRVPIAAGLGGGSSDAAAVLRALARHRGVALDDPRLHAAALSVGSDVPFFLRCEAALVGGRGELLLPAPGLPELLAFVIVQAPYGVSAREAYEGLAAMRASGELPPGHDEPLPAALGSAEEVAGILTNDLEAAVSRTRPIGDCKTRLLEAGVLAALMSGSGPSVLGVARDAAHAEACARSLRRAPGEEVHVARTLKAFSD, encoded by the coding sequence GTGCACGTCTACGACGCCGTCGCCCCCGCCAAGGTCAACCTCACCCTCCACGTGCTGTCGAAGCGCCCCGACGGCTACCACGACCTCGCGTCGCTCATGGTGCCGATCTCCCTGGCCGATCGGCTCCGGATCGAGGTCGGTGAAGGCTCGGCGGTTCGGGTGGAGGTGCCGGGCCGGCCGGAGCTCGAGGGGGACTCGAACCTCTGCGCCGCCGCGGCCCGGGCCTTCGCCCGGGAGCTCGGCTCGGCCGGGAGCGTGCGGGTGGTCCTCGACAAGCGCGTGCCTATCGCCGCGGGCCTGGGTGGAGGCTCATCTGACGCGGCCGCCGTCCTCCGCGCGCTGGCCCGCCACCGCGGCGTCGCCCTCGACGATCCCAGGCTCCACGCAGCCGCCCTCTCGGTCGGCAGCGACGTCCCCTTCTTCCTCCGCTGCGAGGCCGCCCTAGTGGGCGGGAGGGGCGAGCTCCTCCTCCCCGCCCCCGGCCTCCCGGAGCTCCTCGCCTTCGTCATCGTCCAGGCGCCCTATGGCGTCTCCGCCCGTGAGGCCTATGAGGGCCTGGCGGCGATGCGGGCCTCGGGCGAGCTTCCTCCCGGCCACGACGAGCCGCTCCCGGCCGCCCTGGGCTCCGCCGAGGAGGTCGCCGGCATCCTGACCAACGACCTCGAGGCGGCCGTGTCCCGGACCCGGCCTATCGGGGACTGCAAGACCCGCCTACTGGAAGCCGGCGTCCTGGCCGCGCTGATGTCGGGTAGTGGACCGAGCGTCCTGGGGGTGGCGCGAGACGCCGCCCACGCCGAGGCCTGCGCACGCTCCCTTCGGAGGGCGCCCGGCGAGGAGGTCCACGTCGCGAGGACGTTGAAGGCGTTCTCCGATTGA